CAGCACACTTCCCTGCCGGCCAAACACCGATGAACCAGATCCAACCAGATCTGGCATCCCACCACCGCTACGCCACCATAGGAGCCACTAGGGCCCCGGCCCGCGCGAGGCACCCCACGGAGCAGGAACGGGAGGGGGCACACCCGCCCCTATTCGTCGGAGAAGAGCAACTGACTGAAGACCAGGAGCCCGCCAGCGAAGTTACCATGGTTGCCATCCGCGAGAGACACTGCTAGGGAGTTGCCACATCGGAGAAGAGTAGACGAGGCCCACCACGGATGCGGTCAACCTACCTAGATTCGCCGTGCTATGTAGAAGAAGGGGATCGAGCCTTCCCACCCCGAGATTCTATTGTCAAACGAGAGGAGGACGACCCCGCCGCGCTGCTACGCAGAAGAAGGTGATCGAGCCTTCCCACCCCGAGCTTCTGTAGCCAAACGAGAGGAAGACGACCCCCTGCCGCCGCTCTGGCTTAGCCCGACGGTctcctccggtgacggcgagggaaggAAGGGGGCAGGAGGGCGGCCCGGGCTAGGTTTATGCCCGTCTCGCCTTGGACAAGAGGACGCATGGGGCTTTTTAGAAGGGAAAGTCCATTTTAAACCCCCCGAACTCATAGAGGTTCGGTGAAATGAACCCTTTGGTCAAAATCCCGGCCGATTGCGCCCTGAACTATGTAATCCCGGTCTAAGTCGAACCCTGTCATCATTTGAGGCATAGAAACACTAAAGTGGCTAGCTTGTGGGCCAAGGAGCGCCAGTGTTAACTACGGCCCGCACTCGTCCTCCACGCTGGGCCAGCCCTTTTTTTTTGTAtgctaaaaatgcaatttttttcGTTATACTGCTAAAcaaaggtgcacgcacgcactgtgTCTTCTGTGCCGGGCCACTGCTTGAAAGAAGGTGCGTGCGGTGGTTCAAACTTGCGACCTTCGCTTTGCCGCCTCACCTCTTGTGAATAATTTATTCCaatttcttttttgttttgttCGTGGAAGCTCTTTAtacagtttttctttatttcttcccTTTTTATCTAATTCATTTTTTTAAAATGTGAACCTTTTTACAGAACTCGTGGAGTTTTTCGAAtccgtgattttttttaaaatccaTGAACTCTTTTTAGTTttacaatttttttccaaaatccaTGTACTTTTCTTTTGAAAATCCATGAACTTCTTTTCAAAAATTGTGAACTTTTTCTAAGTCACTTTAAAAACAATTGtgacattttttttccttttgaaaatCTGGTTCATGACTTTTTTCTATTTCCCTACTAAGATGACCACGAATTTAAGAAAAAATGAAaacgaaacagaaaaagaaaaagaaaaaagaaaagaaagaagaaaaagatgaCAAAGGGAGCAAGTGAACACAACGGATGTACTGTCCTAGTGGTTAGTCATGTTGACCAACAACAGGTGGTCTCGGCTTCAAGTCACTCTGCGTGCCAAGAAACTGCGTGTTTTTAAGAAGGAAAAAAACTAAAGCGGGCGAGCCCAACGGGGAACAATGTGAAATGGCACCAATCCCGGTTATCCTTTGACATCTGTTCCACAATCCTCGTTTGATGCTGGGGTTTAATTTATGAGGGTGCGATCGATCAAGTTATCAAGTTGCCTTCGGGTTCGATGCCGGGGTTTAGTTTAGACTGGGATGATTGCATTGCTCAGGGTGCAATCGATTGGGATTCCAAGTAGTTCAGGGTGCAATCCAGGGGCGGAGACAGGGGGGGCGAGCAGGGNNNNNNNNNNNNNNNNNNNNNNNNNNNNNNNNNNNNNNNNNNNNNNNNNNNNNNNNNNNNNNNNNNNNNNNNNNNNNNNNNNNNNNNNNNNNNNNNNNNNNNNNNNNNNNNNNNNNNNNNNNNNNNNNNNNNNNNNNNNNNNNNNNNNNNNNNNNNNNNNNNNNNNNNNNNNNNNNNNNNNNNNGGCCCCCCTCAAAGAAATACAGTAGGTTCCAGTACTAATACGTGCATGTGTATGCGCTAATGGGCGAAGATTACTGCCTAATTTTGTTATTTAAGCCCATAGTCTCGTAGTTTTGCACGCACCAAAGCCCAGGATGCAACAAAAATAGCCCATCTAACTGATGCCCACGTATATAGACGATAGATCAAGGACTCCTGGTCGTTCGTTAGGCCCGTTCTTGCCTCACGAACAGATCGATAGATCCATCTATCGCGCCGTCGCCGCCAGGACGCTACGACGTCTGCCGCCGGCCCCAAGTCGCTGACCATGGACTTGATTGCTGTCTTGTCGAGGCAGCCGAGTACCCCGCGAATACGGCGGCTGCCGCTGATCGTCCTTGGTCGCTTGCGTACGCCCACACACAACCAAATAATTAGGCAAGGTACATACACAGTATTATACTATATATACAGAAGTTTTGCTAGTATGATCTAACCCCGTTTGCTTTTGTTTGGCTGTATACTTTGTTAGTTGGAAAACGAAGATAGTCTGAAATTTATGCTAGTGCCGATTATTTTTGATCTAGACATTGGTAATAGTGATAGTAGAGCTATATTTTTGTTTAAAAAATCCAAACAAACTATGGCCAGTTTTAAATATCTTTTTCAAAAACTAGTATGAGTCTAAGTATTTGAGATGATTCGATATTACCTATAATATTTCCAAACATATGTTATACACTACTTCTGATCGATATATCATACTGTAGTACTATACTTTTGATCGTCATCACTTGCCCCCCCTATGTTCAAATCTTGGCTCCGCCCCTGATGCAATCAATCAGGATTTCAAGTTATCAAGCCGCTTCCGGGATTGCGTTGCTCAGGGTTCAATCGACCGGGATTTCAAGTTGTTCAGGGTGCAATCAATCAAGATTTCAAGTTATCAAGTCGTTTTCGGGATTGCATCGTTCAGGGTGCAATCGAAGTCAGTTCAGAGTTGTGTTCTGGGTGCAATCAACCAGGATTTCAAGTTTTCAAGTCGTCTTCGTTTCGACTAACGGTTTTAAATGGACTCGCTCCCTTTTTGGACCGTGGACATGAACAGTGCACATCACCGGATTTGACTGAAAGTTAAGGAAACAATCTTCAGGCGGTCCCAAAATGTGCATTTCCAGGCCACAGTTCGACATAACTTCAGTAGTGTCCAGCGATGTATTAGCATCGGTCTTGGCGTCTCACTCTCGGAAAGACAGACAAGCGTGTTCCCAAGAGTTTGTCTAAAGTTTAACGCCCGTGTTATTGTTTTGCACACTGACACTGCAGATCTTACACATACTTCCATTCTATACAAGAAACGACTAGACGAGCacgtcaaaaaaagaaaaaaaaaacgacTAGACGAGCACACCATTTTATTCGTACAAAGTACCAACCAAGAACCGCTGCCTGCCACCTCGGGCGTACGCTCGCTGTACGAGTCTAGATGGAGAGGGAGGAGAGGCGCTACGCCTACGGGCGCTCCTGGTTGAGCCGCGCCGCCGTGGTCACCGCCTCCGCCACGCCGCCCGGCGTGGTCGTCAGGTCCAGCTTGTTCCGCATCTCCGCCGACACCACCCTCTCCGCGTCCTCCCTCGTCGCCCCCTTGTCCGCCGGCAGCTTGCTCCTCGCGTCCTGTCGTCAGTTGGTTGCCACGGAGTAATGGGCAAATGAATCAATCATGGAGGAGAAAGAAAACGGGTATAACAACGAGCTGTAGAGTTATCAGGAGCTCACCGAGAGGACGTCCCGGAGCTTGACCCTGTCCTCCTCGCGCGCGGCGCGCTCGTTCTGGTCGGCGGCCGCCTGCACCGCCGCGGCGACGCCCCCCGGGACGGTGAGGTTGGACCCCGTGGCGCGCATCTCGGCCGCCTGGACGGCCGCCGAGTCGCTCTGGTCCACCGGCTTCGCCcccgcgccggccgccgccacggcctCCAGCGCGCGCCCGATGGTCACGGCGTCCTGGTCCAGCGCGCCCGACGGCTCGGTGGCCGTCACCGGCGCGGGCGCGACGAACCGGCCCACGACCTGCCCGGCGACGGACTCGGTGATGACGCGGCGGCCGGGCAGGTCGGCCTCGGTGACGGTGACGCCCGCGTCGGCGACGGGGCCCGTGAGCTGGCCGCGGCCGACGTGGCCGGCGCGCGCGTTGAGCGTGGCGGCCGACTGCATGACGGCCGCGGGCCCGCCCTTCTGCGTCTGCCCCAGCCCCAGCACCTCGTTCTCGGTGGACTGCAGCATCGCCGCGTCCCTCGGCGCCACGGGCTGCGCCGCCAGCTCCCCGGAGACGTCGAACACGTCGCCGTACTTGATTGGCCGGTCGGCCTGCATGGCCTCCCCGCCCTTGGGCCTCCGAGGCTGGCCCTGGCTCATGTCTGCGTGGGTGTGGGTGTTCCTCGATTGGTCACGGACGGGAGTTGCTGCTCTCTCGGACTGACTGCGTGATGATCCGGCGGCGCGCTGTGGCCTGTGCGTTCTGGCTTTTATCCGGGCTgcgtggggcggcgcggcggcggaggatggGACACGTAAGGTCGACGAGAGGAGGTACGTGGAGTCGTGGCCGAGTCGCACTTGAGCGTGCGCGTCCGTGGCGCCTGCATGTTGTGATTCAGATCGACGCGCGTCAGCTGATGCTTATCGGGTCACTGTGCGCGCAGCCGGGGGacagtgagaagatggccgctccGATGAGAAAAGAACCGCGCGTCAAGTAGTTCTCGCGGTGGGGAATTCGGCTTCGGCGTGTCCTGCTCGCGTCGTCTTTCGCCGCTCAGCGGCGGGAGCGCACTCGTGCTCATTGCTCATTGATGGCTGTGGGTTCCTCGCGGGGGTCCGTTGCCTGGTCGCGCACGCCGCCGATCGAGCTGATGTCTAGCATAGACGTGGACGGACCGGCCTTGTTGTCCGAGCTAAATTTGACAGATCTCGGGTAATGGGTCTTGATCTGATAATTTTAACATGATGATAAGATGAGGCATTTTGTTTATCAGGATTGGGGCAAGAGATGAAATCCTAGGAACGGCTCGAAACTGCCTCGCTAGTCCTGACCATGGGCAGCCCGGCACAATCGGCCCGACCCAAAAAAACCCGGCCAGGCCCGACCTTGTCCACGGGCCTAGGATTTGAGCCCGAAGCACGGGCCGTGCCGGGCTTGGGCCCGTCGTTTTTGCCGTTCAAGGAAGAGACCCAGCCCGAGGCCCGCCGGGCTTTTAGCATGATGGGCCAGGCTCGGGCCCGATTTTTAGGCCCGACAGCCGGACCGGGCCAGGCTCGGGCCTGAGTTTTTTGCATCGGGCTTTGGTTGGCCCGGCCCGAGGTATGACCAGGTATATATAAAAGACAAACCCGTTTTCCAAGGTTTGAACCCACCACACTAGATGAGTCTTATCatacaaaaatcatataaaatttgatGGTACATATAGCAGCTCTCCTACAGGGGATGTTGGGCGTGAGCCGGCTGATCCTAAGCGTGGGCCCGCCGGTCTAACAGCCGTTTGGTTACACCTTCTGATTTGTACCACGTCTGTCTGATCTATTTCATCTTTTACTTAGTCCATTTATTAAAGTAGGGACTCACCCACCTTTTTGTATTACTCTGCAACACGAATACTCGTAGCCCCCATGACCAGTAGCATTGCTGACGTACACCTCTCTCAAATGAAATAGAGCAAAGCCGACACTTTCTACTTTAGTGTCGTCACCGCTGGAGTATCCTGCTTACTCACCTCGTGTTGCAACATGAAAACCGCACGTACATCATTTAATTGATTTTCCCACAAAAAGCATTTAACTTGATCTTTAGCAACAAATAAAAAATATGGTAGACTACTTCAAAGAATCGCTAGACtaaaaaaaagaatcactaaaataaaaaaaataaaaaattgatcgGGCGGAGCAATAAAAAGATCAAAACATGTTGGGAAACGATAGTTTGGCTAGCGGCGAGAGAAGTTTTGTAATGTTGCGCGATTGGCGTTGCAACAGATGATCCGGCTTTTGTTAGAGAAAATGAGAGtataatacttgatatcttctataatggactaaccgatgcttttagggactacctagatagttgtATTTTCAGAAAACGAACGATTAAACAAgcggaggaattattgaataatatattgaagaatgataataattggacacttcttgagccaccgcctaaacccatcccgaagaagaggggtatcttatttctcagtcctgaagatatgcaagaagcaaagaaatatataaagaaaaaatgtattaaagctgaagatgttaagaatttaccacctactaAAGGAATACATGGTCTGACACACCACCACAGGTGGTAGAGGTTTCTCTTATaattttgatgaaggtgatattccctaTAATAAATCTCCTAGTTAATGCTTATATGAATTTGACAACTATATTACTAAGTAAGATCATTTCAATGCAAATGTTACGAAACAAGTGAAATGAAACACTGACATGATTGATCATTTGAGTGACTTGCTGTTTAGAATTGTTAATGATGTTAAAGGTGTAAGTAAACATGCATCTATGGtccaaacccagttagaacaagttgttaAATCTCAAAGTGAGTTGCTCAACGAAATGAATAACAACATAAATGATCAtattgttagagtaatgactagaggagttaaaatgactcaggagccattttatcctgaaggtcatcctaaaagaattgaacatgaCTCTggttgcttgtatctgcgttggtatttcaccgaagaggagaggatgatgcatcacaacaaatgtaagtatttcactcagttatgaaatcaaggttatcaatccaataggagaaccaggcaacactttagaaacaacacctacacacacaacaaaaacttgcaacccaacgcgtaagaggggttgtcaatccctcctcggtattgagatagattaaattgtataggttttggtaaatagatctagcaaaaatgtaaaataaaataaataaagaaaaattgcagcaatgtatttttggtttaatatgataggaaaatagacccgagggccgtagttttcactagaggcttctctcaagaaaatagcatacagtgggtaaacaaattactgttgggcaattgacagaaaagcaaataattatgatgatatccaaggcaatgatcgtatatatgcatcacgtccaaaattagtaggccgactcctgcctgcatctactactattactctacacagcgaccgttatccagcatgcatttagtgtactgttcatgaaaaaacggagtaatgtactccctccgtttttatttagttcgcatattagctttggtcaaagtcaagctttacaaattttgaccaagtttataaacaaaaatattaagatatataataacaaatcaacaacattagatttattattgaatgtacttacaCATTGTGTAGATTTATTATGATaatgtctatattgttttctacaaacttggtcaaactttacgaagtttgacttcagtcaactctaatatgcagagtaaataaaaacagagggagtaataagaacgatgacatgatgtagacaagataaactcacgtatgaataaaccccatcttattacccttaatagcaatgatacatgcgtgttatgtctccttctgtcactgagattgagcaccgcaagatcgaacccatcacaagcacctcttcccatggcaagaaacaatctagttggccaaaccaaaccaaaatttcggagaagaaatacgaggctataacaatcatgcgtataagagttcaaagaagactcaaataatatttgtagatagatctgatcataaactcacaattcatcggatcccaacaaacacaccgcaaaaaagagttacatcaaatagatctccaagaacatcgagcagaacattgtattgaagatcaaaaagagagaagaagtcatctagctactagctacggacctgtaggtctctgataaactactcacgcatcatcgaaggggcTACAAgggtgatgaagaacccctccgtgatcgttgccccctccgtcggagtgccagaaaaggcctctagattggatctcgtggttctggaacttgcggcggcggaaactgTATTTCCTCGACTTCCCTAGGGGTTTcgagattttagagtatttatagaggtggaagtCGGCCGAGAAGGTTCCCGTGgactccactacccaccagggcatgcctagggcccctggcgcaccctggtgcctagtggacCCCACGTGACTCCTCTCGTGTGCTCCTTTGgctccctgggtgtcttctgggcaggaaaaaaaatctccaaaaagtttcgtgacatttggactttgtttggtattgatattctgcaaagtaaaaaacaagcaaaaaacaacaacttgctCTAAGCACTATGACAtgagatggatatgtggctccgggagtcgagaaaggatcccggAGCATTGATACAACAACACAAATATGACTTAGGTTttactactctactccctcctgttgctgcaagacggggggttccagaagatgctagtcttcaataggactagcttctccccctcttattctggcattctgcagcttagtccacagatactacacttttcattgataccgatgcataagtagtgtagatccttgcttgtgagtactttggatgagtactcacggttgctttgctcccactttccccctttttcctttcttctcggttgatgcaaccagatggcggAGTCCagaagccagatgccacctttgacgactgctactacactgagggtgcctactactacgtggaggccgccgatgacatgagtagttaggaggctcccaggcatgaGGCCTTGCCTttccgatcgatgttgcttttgtgctagccttcttaaggcaaacttgtttaactcatgtttgTTCTCAGATAATGTTGCGTCTGCTGACTCGTttattttcgagcttatgtattcaagccctcgaggcccctggcttgtaatataaagcttgtattattttaatttgtgtctagagttgtgttgtgatatcctcccgtgagtccctgatcttggtcgtacacatttgcgtgtatcattagtgtacgattgaatcaggggcgtcacaatctGGCGTGGGCGTGCGTGAACTGAGGGCCAAGGGTCGTGTAACCCATCTTTCTCACACCCACTTCACGCCATAGTATATATagaccttcccctcttcctcctaggGTTAAGTTGGATTACATCTTGAGAGAGTTTTGCACATCTATCACTCATCGGAGTTCAAGACCTCATAGGAGAAGATCCCCTAGTAGATATCAAGGCTTCCTCCCTTAGGTATTGATAAGCCTACCCTATCAATACCTAAATCCTCTAGGGATTGGGAAGAACTACCTTATTTGCTATTTCCTTTGGTTGATTTATGGATCTAAGTTCTTGTATGGATTGTGAGATAGTAGATGTGTATCTTGGTTTTTGTTGAGAGATTCCTCTTTTCCTTGTGTTCTTGTGTGTTCATCTTGATTTCCCCTCCAAGAGTGAGAAGGTCACACATATAGGGTTCCAACATACTTCATTTCCCCTCTTCCTTGGTCTCGGTTTCATCTCCATCCCAGCAAGATTCGGTTTCGTCCATGCCATGGCCGAGCTCGGCGAGTTCCGACAATCAGAGGAGAAGAACAAGGAGCCTGGAGCCCAAACACACCCAGCTATGAGCCCCATACGCAGATCATCACCAGATCCGTCGCTCACCACTACCGGTTGCACCTGCCCGTACGCGGGTCAGGCTGAATCCGTCGCCCGCCATCGGGCGCTGTCCATGGCGACCATGCCTTCCCTTCTCGCCCCCTCATTCCCCTGGCCGTCACAGCTAGACATGGGCCTCTGGGCAAGGTCCATGGCAACCATCTCTGGCAAGCCACAGTCCAGGGGACATCGCTGCCTGCACTGGGTGATTAGAGTGCTGTCACTGGGATATTGTATGCTCCTAAAGCACAACCAAGTTGGTGTAGCAACAGTGCAAATCTGGCAGTGGCGTCCGGTTTACTTCCGTTGCCACAGGTGCCAAAACTAGGGATGACAGCCGCAGGGTTTGGGTACGGGTCGAGCCATCCCGTACCCTTACCCATTCCACTTGAGCTTACCCATCACCCTTCCCCATACCCACCAACGGGTAGAATATTTTCCCATGGCCCTTACCCTACTGCATAGATGGGTACCCGTGGGTAAAATTATCCATGTTTGCAAAGCATCAACATGAACAACTCATAGTCACAAAAAGCAACATATAATCACATTTTATAAATAAGGAGACATTATAACAGCAACACAATAATTATAAACAACAACACATCTTAAACAACAACACATATAATAAACAACATCACTTTCCCGTAAATAACAAAACATCAAAACACATCACATAGTCATACATTTTGAGTTCACAAATTTACGATATAGTGTAGAGATAACTTGGCCATACTCTTGTCTAATTTTATATGGGTACATGGGTATGTGGGTACGGGTTATATGATCCCAACCCACACCCACTTTACCCGATGGGTTTTAGATTTTCTTATTTATATATCTATAGGTAACTTTTTGTCCCATgcccttaccctaatagggtttttactcGCATGGTAtgtgggtaatgggtacccattgccatccctatccAAAACAAAGGCCTACCAAAATGAGCTTTCCAAAACGAAGGCCTACAAAAATGAAGCTTTCCTTTTAGTCGGTAGTTCTGCCTTGTAGTTGTAGGTGTTTGATCTTTGATGGTATGTGGGAAAGAAACATCGCGGCCTTGAAGTGGCGGTGCTCTATTATAATGCTATTGTTGGAGACGATGCGTTTTTGTGCCAAAAAAGCATTTTTGGTGTCCAATTTTCTTACCGGACTTTTTAGTGCCTTATTTTAAGGCTGCTACCTCTATGCAATCGGAAATCAGTGATTATGAAGGGCAAAAGCACCAACTAAAAGCATGTAGTACCCCGAACCGAGCCTCAAAAGGCCATGTGGTGAAACCTGTCCATCAGTGCACAAATCTTAGACTTAAACTTGAACAAATGATAATGTAGTTTTTATATTTATTTCTGATTTTTGACGATGTTTGTTAGTGAAGACGTTTCTGCCGACTATAAAGTGCTCTTGATGCCAGCCTGCCTGCGTTAATCGAGATGAATGTAAGTATATAGGTGAGCATCTGCGTTTGAAACTGAAAAAAATGCATATTAtatagtactactccctccgtcccacagtaAAGTGTAGTAGTAATAATGTAAGGAAAATACTTGATGATCCCAGTTCTTACATGATACCATAATACCAACCTGTAAAATTGAAATTTGAGGATGTCAAAAAGTTAAAAAAAGGGTccgaataactgccacacgtgtggcttcgacgggaacccgcccgcacgcctcgtgtggcatggacgggAACCGGCCCGCACGACCACGTCCGCGCGCACAAACGCGTGGCCCGCACGTCCGTTGCGTGCCAACC
Above is a window of Triticum dicoccoides isolate Atlit2015 ecotype Zavitan chromosome 5B, WEW_v2.0, whole genome shotgun sequence DNA encoding:
- the LOC119306230 gene encoding late embryogenesis abundant protein D-34-like; protein product: MSQGQPRRPKGGEAMQADRPIKYGDVFDVSGELAAQPVAPRDAAMLQSTENEVLGLGQTQKGGPAAVMQSAATLNARAGHVGRGQLTGPVADAGVTVTEADLPGRRVITESVAGQVVGRFVAPAPVTATEPSGALDQDAVTIGRALEAVAAAGAGAKPVDQSDSAAVQAAEMRATGSNLTVPGGVAAAVQAAADQNERAAREEDRVKLRDVLSDARSKLPADKGATREDAERVVSAEMRNKLDLTTTPGGVAEAVTTAARLNQERP